The following DNA comes from Mya arenaria isolate MELC-2E11 chromosome 11, ASM2691426v1.
GTATTCATTAACAACGATCCTTTGTATAACTATTAGAAGACTAGCATTGAATTATTCTAACCGTAAGTTCTGATATTCCTTTCTATAGAATTCGTTAAACCAAGGAATTatcaaatttgttcattttacagTAGTTTCAATTCCGTTTCAAGTTAAAAGCCGATCTGTTAACATAACATgagatgaaattaaaaaataattcttcacgAGACGAATCGACaaaattacaacatttaaaactcCTCTATTTCGATTTTCCCGTATATTTAAACGCATATCATCCggacaatttatatttaaaatgcgATGACATTACTCAATGTTGATACGTCCAGTTTTTCAAAATGCGAAGTGTTTATCCCGTCTGACACTTTCCGGAAATCTTGAGATGTAATACTAACATAATGGAAATTACAGGAAAATGTCAAGTAGCTAAAACTATAATAAAGACCATCACACATCATCTGCTAACAGTGTTGATAGTGATATGGAAGCATGTCTGAGGGTATCATCTTTGTACATAATGGAAGGGTATGAGTCCTTATCAGCGCTGATAGTTGTTTTCTTCAAGTAAATGGTTAGAAGAGGATCATGAACCATACATTAACCTATTGTTGCCACTACGTCGCTTTagtatttttcttcatttaaaggCTTATTTTGTTAATGTACACAAAGTTAAAATACAATTTCGTAATACAACGAGAGCAATGcaggtttgttttattattcatgattgtaatgcagaaaaaatatttaaatctcaaATTTAACCATTTATGGATTCTTTATCCGGTATCGGTATGTTATTGCAAAGTGTTTAAAGTCAGTGTTGAATTTATGTTTAAGCACATGCTTACTGATACTTGATAATTATAAGTAATCGTACTGTTACACAAAATATTACTTTGTATGTTATATAAACccatttaacataaattatcCTATGCAAGAAATGCTTGTTTATTTAGAGTTTATCAAGGAATCCTCACACCCATGGACTGCGGTATGGCTTGGCAAGCTGCGACGTCATCACGACTTCAGTTCGAAGTTCCTACAATTCCAGTCAAATGTAGATATAATTAGAAGTATTGAAACACTGTTCCAAATACGGTGGTGATACTCTAGAGCTTTAAATAGACCTGTGCCTGATGCGAAGAAGCTTCCACGTCTAAAGTAATGGCTCTCGTGATACACTTTTCCTGGGTCAATACTTAGCGCTCCAAATGTCAATGTACCATTTCATTCCGAGTGTCAGGCAAGTTAAATTACTGGTATCAATTGTTAACGTCTTCTTTCGGTTTGACACAGAGGACCATTGTCGCATAATGCGACTcattaatgatttttaaaactattagtGAAACAACAGagcttttttaattgttttaaaagtttcaaattttattttattgatacgTACACTAGAATAGcaaagattttatcagatttatgTCATACGTATTATCAATGTATAATTGGAATGGTCATGTTCAGGGGGAAATGTTGGCTGggaataatataatgaaatagttataaaatatacaaaacgcACATCATTGACATATAACTGTCAACAACATGCAGGCTTTCACAGGCACATGACCATTTCgaacatttgaacatttattagggataattgatattgtatgtagccaatatttgtcaaaaatacATTAATGGTAGAATTCTATTCATGAAATGTATCATCAATTGTAAGATTTTGGCTATAACTGCTGTAAAGTcttgtcaaaattttatgtCGCACAGTTACAATTTGACCAACACTTGAAGTATAAATTTGGAACGTTACTCTGTGTAAGTAGTTAAATTTTGGAGATGGATAAGGGCCGAGGTTTGGAGGTGGACTAGTAGTCTAGTTTTTAAGATGGACTAGAGTCGAGTTCTGGAGATGAACTAGAGTCGGGGTTTAAGACGGACTGGAGTTAGCCAGATCTTGTATGATAGTCTTGCTCAAACTATGTACTTTGTAGTAGCTGAATTAAACATGGAACTGGGGAGAAATGTCGATAAGTTCTAGAGTGCGGTGTCTGTGGCGGTTACGTCACATTATGTACCTCCCCAAACCAAAGATGTAATTTTTAACATGTGGATTGCAAGTACAAATCATGTCATCCGACGTCAATATTTTAATCTCTGAAACCGAAAGGCCAagacccttgatatttggtatgctCCTTCATGCTGTGGTCCTTGCCCAATACTGTTCAAACAATGTCCCTGGGGTCATGAGTAGCCATATGAAGTGGTTGTTTACCAAAACTGATTAAATTATGTCCCTGGGGTCAAAGCTGGCCTTGGCGGAGTTTCTATATGCTTCAACGTATAtagtacaattttgaaaatcttttctGAAACAGCATGGCCCTGACTAACTATATTTGATCTACCTAATAGTGTCCCTAGAATCAAAGCTAACCTTGTCCCTgtctggtattcataaaatatgtaatattaatgacaaataaagataatattaatttaacataacatatgacCAGCGAAATACTAAACTAAGCAAAGCTtacattgttttatgaataccagcccaaGGGTCCCAGGTATTCTATAAACTTGTATAGGAAAGTTTtggaaaatcttctctgaaaaaGCAAGACCCAGATTGATACTTCTGTATACTGGTTTGTAGATTCGTGCAGTGGAACGTTACTACATACACCATAGCAACCAATGTCTTCTTTAGCAATAAGTGTATCCTAAGCATCCTTTTCATCTTCTTACAAAACATCCAATGATTTCCTTTGCAAACCTCTATCTTCTTAAGCAACCAGCGACCTCCTTAGCTACCACTGACTTCCTCAGCAACCGATCAAATCCTAATCGAGCACTTGCTAATTAAGCAACCATTGATCTCCTTAGAAACCAGTGGCTTCAAAAGCGACCGCTTCACACTTCCTTAGTAACAAATAGCACCCTAGGTAACCATTTACTTACTAAGCGGCCACTAACTTCTTTAGCAACCAAAGAATTACATAGCAACCAATTTACTTCCTGAGCAACTACCTACATCAAAATCAACCTACGACTTTCTTTGCAACCAATGAATTAAATAGATTCAAATGACAACCTTAGCAATAACCATCATTCATGCCAACCAATAACTTTCTATCAACCATTGACTTTCTAAGAAAGCTCTGATTTCTTTAGCAACCAAATCATTCAAAAGCATACAAATACTTCCTGTGTAACCAATGAATTAATTAGCAACCAAGGATTTCCTTTACAATCATGACTTCCTTAACAACTACCCTCATTCATAGCAGCCAATGGCATGCTTCATAGCCAATGACTGCCTTCGCAATTAGTGACTCATTAACCGCTCACTCCTAAGCAACATCCTTCATCAATAGCAAAAAATTGTCTGCCCAAGCAACCTGTGAATTAACTCagttaatgtttacattttctcgCAAATGTGAAATTCTGATGATATTGAACATAATCAGTGCATTGCCGCATTCAGCATtctcagtgctttgattttaaaaaagctgtccacttcatctctatttttaatacttatgtgataaaatacagaaacaagttcagtagcaaaaatgtttgatcataaaccccgtttaattattaaaaataaaaacgacatgtattagctaaacttttctttcaaatgagtacatgtatgtaaaatatttaaagaaacatatatGTCACATGCCGGAACATTCCGAGTCATCCAAAGACGCTTTTTAAGATAACATGAATCTGCAAAaattcataaaatcaaaggactgaaagtaTAGctatgtaaggatgctatattcaaccttCAGGAAtacatcttcaaaaactagaaggcaattTGGTCTCGATTGAGCAGTCTcattatttttaacacataACTTATAAACAAACGTTGCCTTCATCATACGTAcgcatatttgatatatgtCTGTGAAATAATAACACgatcaaagaaaatataatcTCCAAATAACCCCACAACCATGATAGAATCTTGAAATTTGGATTTGCTGCTTTTTTAATGGgaataatgttaattttgtGACTTTTGATGTTAAATCtacatgaaatatgttttgacgCTTTAAACGAACAGTGAATAGTTTTTCATCTGCATAAAAGTAAGGtaagagtttatttttttccaaaaatgcataCCACTCGTCATTTATGAAttcttgttttgaaatatcCAATTTTCAATGCGTTGCCACATGCCTTTTTGCCGAGTATTTGATATgaatgatgtttatatttttattgctttgCTCGCTCatcttatatatgtattatatgtatatttaagcaatcaaatatatatatttattcattcataacTGTGCTATATTAGCTCAAAGTAGAGTTATTACAATTGACTTAAATACTATATCAGAAAATgctctgaaataaacaataattcaagtGGAGACTGCAAACCCCTACAATGCCGGGCTCATGgaaatattttcctttaaataCGAATCTTGCACTGGCATTTCTCAACGGATGTAATTTAGGCCCATGCctacatgttttgttataaaagtgaggtgattttttttctttaatattacgGAAAACATTCTCTCATCTAGAAATGGAAATATTCCCAGGACTCCTTCCTTAGCAAAGCTGGTCTGCAATCTATTTTTATATCGCTTTTCGCTGTTAATTGTctgattattataaatattaatcatatatacaattaaaagaGTATAGAGTAAAATCTACGAAGAGCAATTTTTGGAGGTTAAGCTCTATTGTTCATGGTAATCCGAATTCTCGTCCATAAATAACCGGTATTCTGTAACTGTATTCCGAGTCCCGTGGGTAAAAATGGTGATCCCGTTATGTTAAGGTTTGGTTGAAACAAAGTTTGTCAATGAAAGATTTTTCTAGTTATGCATTAGTTTACGTGATCATTGTATCGCGTTGGAGTCTTCCAAAACAACCACAGATTCGGCAAAGAACCGAATATGATTTGTTTACTTTGCAGGTAGGGAATGATTCTTGTGCCTTTATTCAAACCAGAGACCATTTCGTTTTAATCACAAAATTCACTAGTcgaatatagcctgtagacgaAAACAGATGTCCTTCTTAAAATCACATTGTTTGATAAGAAAGTACTACTAGCAATGCAATCAGGGGACAAAATGCTTTGTTATGCGATTCAAGTTTCTTTTAAACCCTTGCCCTGGACTCCTGAACGATAATAACTTAATTGCGTTGAGACGGGGATCAACGATATTTGGTGGGCGTGTTTAAAATGTGGAGAATCGAAGCAACATGAAGTAGGCGGTACATGAAAAGCTAAGAAATGGCTAGTATGAAAGCATCTGGCGAATATAGTCATAAGGCTATGGGAACATCAAACGAAAAGAAATGTAAGTCTACGTACTTCATTAGCATATTAATGCCAACTTGGTCCATGTCGTTTTTAACAACTTTCCAAGACTTTGTCACCAAGTCTTTTTGACAGTCGTTGAACTCAGGAAGGGTCGGAATCTGGCTGTTCCCGTTAGTGTCTTCATCCCCTGTGTTGGCAGGCAGGTACTTTTTACGATATTGGGAATTATTCTTATTCTTCCGTAATGTTTCTTTACGTTCCTTTGAATATATACATCCCATGTTCAAATGATGCTCTTTATAATCACTCacgttttacaaacatttaccCGACTATTCCAAACATAATTGGTTGTTATCTTATGATCcgctaaataaatatatacgtatatTCACGTTCGGAAAGCTACACAGTAAATAGAAATACCTGGGTGTTTAACTTATCATTATATTTGGAATTTCTGCACAATATACACCCTGAGAGACTTCTCCTGTTTAGTAAGAAAACTCGCACTGAAATCTAACAGACATGGCATTTGGTTTGCGTACGTAAGTGATCGCAGTCATTTGCTCACTGTGGAGCATTCACACAGAAGCTGGAAATTATTGTTCTCTTTGGCTATAAATAGGTTTACAGGgaaatgtgattttttattGACTTTCCAATACCCTTACATCTGCCGAGGAGTAAACGACTAACCAAACCAATATATGTGTCATCCACAGCAGTCCTATTTGATGTGCAATATGGTATTAAATACTAAACAGCTCTTCAGCACCGTATATTGCTATTCATTTTACGTTTATGGTCTGGCAGACTAAGCCTTTATCATATAGCGTTTGTAATTTCACTTGGTCACGTTGAACTTTCACTTGGGAATTGATTACatctaaacaatatatttgcttgttaatgaaatgttattgaGATTACGGACACTGAGGGATCCATCATAATTGGTTTGGtggattaaataaatatttcaataacgaGTTACCAACGTGGCTTCCAacattgcattaaaacaagctTCATCgtcatttttgttgaaaatgcatgtaaactgTAGTTCTATGACCTTAAAGGAGCACAATTAAGGTTGatgcaaagaaaacaaaaatcattcaattaaCTTCAATTAATTGTGTTCATATGAGTTGGACAGAACATAGTATATTTCAAAGCTGTGCAATGTTATCACTGTGaagcattatttaaatgtgatttttatttacagtaTTAACCTGCTTTTTTCGTATGGCATCTTGAATTTTTTTCCTTACTGatacaagaaaataaatcattgcatCAACTAATAAGTTCGCAGTATTTTCTTCAAATCAACCGTTTAAAGCCGATAGCATGTCAAAATAAGTAACTTTTACTTATAACAAGGTGCTTatagtattataattatatacaaaagaGCGCCACTGTGGCATTTACATCTGTCTGTAATAGTTACCATTACATTGCTTGTATTAGTCGATTGGAAGGCGATCGCTTTGGGTTTTTTTACAGGATGATGTTCTTTAAAACGTTTTCACCCCCACCATACCAGTAACCTGAAACAATATTATATGCCCCAAGTTTGAAAACAGTAATCATGTATTTGTAGCATACACGCATTGTAAAACAGACGTATTTTATTTGTAAGGTAACACATTATATTCAGTAGAGGCGAACgtgtttttgcataaaaatatatattagtgaATGCCATTGTATCGATATAGAGATTCTGCACATTAATTTGTTCATGCAATTCCATTGATTGTCACATTTAGGTTGGCAGCTTGTGTCGATGATATGATGATATAAGTTTCTGTTCTGTGTGTAGCGTTACGATTAAAATACACTTTAATTTGATTGTAGGTAAaggcaatatatttattttacaccaGTCAACCACGAAGTTATAATTTCGTTGAGTGGCATTCATTGCCAGGTATATTGCAACCTATTTTGGGCATTGTTTAATCAACtgcaaataaatcattattcttattattattatcatttttgtgTAGTGCAATATCATTGATTTATCACAGAAACGATACTGGACCACTATGAACCCTTGTTGCACCCTTAATGATGTCGGCAGCAGGCCAGATcgtatatatatttcttttttacctttacttactgttttattttatttaaatacaattggaaaaaaatgtcataacattttcccaaaatacaaatttatctatagttaattcaaaataatctgAAATCCACTTACTCAAAGGCTGTTCTAAGGTCAATATATATAAAGggtatttgttgatttcagtgtaagatcgtacgAGTGTCTTAGATAAACATTTCCGCGAGTGGCGAAACCACGAGtgaaaaatgtagtttttttatgagcACGAGAGATCTGGCAGAAAAGGGGTGAGTTtagatttgatcaaggggaagtaactcaTCTCCATTTAAAAAGAAGTACttaaaagtgatattttaaCTCCTTAATTTGCTGTTCGTTTGTTGTTATTTCGCTGGTTAAACTCCAGGCTTCgtcgaaaagcatgaaataaatatagtcAAGAAAGTTTGTTAGTGTCAATTGTTCATCACATGCATCTATTTACTAAAACTGGTTAAAGCCTTACATCAAGAATGATTTCCTTAATCCAGAATGTTAAGTATGTAAACTGTTGTTTTGCATAACTTTTGAAGTAGTTTTGATTAAGTGGGTAGTTTTGAAATCGGATGATAATTTCTTGTGTCTAATTTAGATAATGATAAGACACGCGCAGTTCAAGATGTCGGGAATTATTCCTTTTCTTATGCCTAGATTTATCAAAAAAGCATTACATGGTGTTATATATTGGTACTTTCAGGTTTAACGTCTTCCGGACCAGCCCCATTGAGCCCAGTAGATTTGCTTATCTTAAGGGGATGTACTAAAACTGAATCTGAAAAAGTTCCGGACTAAATATTGACTTTTCTATCAATTAAGTTATATTTGCAAACACTATTAAGTTCTCTATTAGTCTCATTTTTATCTATTGTAGTCGTGCTAAAATGTTATGatatcagttttaaaaaaatctaaaaacaacTTGTATCCTTGTTATACTGAATTGCTGTTTTGCATGTGGGGTTTTTTCAACTTAGTCTAAAAATGCAGTTTCCTTATTTCTAAGAATGTTATATTTATcgtatacagtcgaacctcgctatgtcgacgtcggataagtcgactttccggttatgtcgactttttttccggtcccgaatttattattattctatataaaataaatctgtttgtgtcgattttttatCTCGCCTTTTCCGCtatggttttatatgtgttttgtgtgatccataaacgtaaaagaaataaatttgacacaaataattcttcttttgtttcactttatttttcaatattaagtttgctgttttcacgacgaaaatatttaacaaggccgttcaattgtggatgtTAACATCGGACAATCCAACTCaaacgtgttgggattggtgatattttttgtaattcggatgagtcgacttttcgttatctcgacttttttcactaggtcccgaaaaagtcgacataacgaggttcgactgtataccaTTTCCAAGGCTTTATTCTATTacgtaaataaataatgatttattctATTGTTCAATTAACTTGTTTGGTTGGTAATAATGTGTTACGTTTGGCCAACACTTGATTAACACTTGATTAAGagtataacaaaaacatttcaggCGTAATTTGGgtttactattgttttaatcattgcGTTATTATAGCATCTAGGGATCTCGCTGGTAGCAATTGTGATTTAGAATTGGCGACCTCTAATTAAGGGGCGATTTTAAACAAGCCAATGAAAACTGTTTATTATAAGCATCACTTTTAAGcctgaaaagataaacaatcaaaatggaAGAAATTCGTATTTGCACCGACTTTGCTTCTTATTAGGGAGCTGCGGTATATGTTTTTTACCTTGTTGTATGAGCTCTTAGATTGTTCTTAATTATTGATATAGACGTAGAGTGTACGTGTTTGTAGTATTGTATGTCTCGCGTTGTCCTTCCACTTTTTTTCAATGCGCTACTAAGCAGGGATGCATGGaggtttaaaattatatacattcatttcattCTAGTGGATATAAGGCGGTTCTGGTTCCCTTTTGACGCTTACATATCAGTGAATAAAGGCATGTATCGGGGACAAGAATAACATAAAAGCACTCATAAACGATGTTCTCTTCTTTCCGCATTTTTGACAAAACGTCCATTAGGTCTCtatttatcatgttttgtaaaacattcaaattggAAATTGTACCGGTAGAAGTCATGAAGCAAGGATCAGAGATGTCGATAATGTTATAGAATTAAACGGGAAAAGTTATCTGTTGAGGCACAAACTTCATTAATCCAGCATAACAGCGTGTGACAGATATTATTGTGACATTTATTATCTGTTATGGATAAATTTGTTATGGTAAAAAATTAAGGCACATGcaatatcattgataatattTCGAAATTTCAAAAGATGAATTATTCTATTAATGGATAGAATCGCATATTGCACGACCGTTCAAAAGGCGGTCGTTTCATTATTTTCTAACCAATGTTACTGTTTCAGTAGACATCTCCCTTTTTAGAGGAGAGTAACGTGTATGTATTTCCGTGCATCACGATAAACGCAACGCTCTCCATATGTCTGCATATGTTTGTAAGTGGTCGCAGTTGTTATTGATCGTTGAATACAGCCAGTcgaattttgaacaaataatcaaaatgtAAGATCACATGATTTGGTCTAATTTTAAACAAGTAGAGATTTACTTGCTACTTTGTGTGGATCCTATACCTCCAACAATGCCAATTGTCGATAACCAATGGTGATATACCTTTACATGGTGGTCACAGTGGAAtcctgtttgtttgtttgtcgaTCACAGACCTAAGTTTTCGTACGTATATATCCATTCagattgttgtttactttatagAATTCGCAGTGACTaactacattttaaatttatttctataaatatcCATATGATGATAACTGTGTGTCCCCAAAACAACACAGATATGTAGCTCAGTATTATATATGATTACATGTAAGGTTGGTAGCTGATTTGTAACATTTCGTCCATACGTGTTGGCGGGGATGCCAAAGCGCCAGAACAGCCAATACTTAATTTGTCATATTGATACCTTATAATTGTCAGAACGACAAAATATGGTCGAAAACACACATGTTATGGGGCACCAAAACGATTCATTTAAGGGACGTGTTATTGTTCTGATGTGTATAAAAATCGTGTATTCGTACCCTTATTTTTCCGTTCTGGCCTGTTGGCGTGTTGTTGGAGTGCTATAACGCCACCCACCCCGATCGGGATGGCAGAAAACAAAATCGATGTCTCCATAAGCGCTGTTAttgattttggtttaaaaaaataaaactgatatgtTTTGTCACTTTATTTCGGATAAGAATGCTACTAATCttacatcaacatttaacatcaAAAGTTAGGTTTAAAGCggatttatttcagttttttacGTTGATTTGGCTTCATTTCAATTAAGTATTATAGGGGAGGCACTGAATAAGGTGCAGTTCTATTGTTAGTATTTTGTCCTAGATACGAAACCGCTCCTAGGGTCCCCATGCCAAGGAGGCTTGTCAAAACATAGTTCATGGCGTTTCCACTGGCTGCATGAGGTAACCGGAGAAAGATGAGTACATGTCCCCGCCGAGGCTGAGGTTCGTGTTGTCACGGACACGGACGAACACCTGGTCCCCAACGTTCACGTGAACAAACACCGTTTGTGCGCCCTGGTCCCTATACTTGACGTCAGCGTGCGCAAACACGCGTGCAATCACCATGGAGTTGTGGATAATTTCTCCCCTCACCATAGCGTCCCCGTGTGTGTCGCTGATGTGGTCCATCAATGAGCAACTGTAATAAAAAATCGGTAGTTAAATACagctatatatataaatataacaaacgGTTGTGTTTGAGAAAAGGTTGTTCAATTATCTACATCGCCAAAAACGAATTACATTCGTTTAAGACACTAACAGTGAGACTGtacaaaacacaatattacttaaataaattgtgacCTGTCTGCCATACCTAAATTGATAAATGCCGCTGACTGGAGCAACAAACACTCCAGTTTGGTTGTTATATCCGCCTCCAATATTGGTCAGCACTTGGTCAAAGTGAATCACGTCCAAGTGATTTAGGTGGTCCAGTGTGTAGGGACTTACGTGGGCAGTGAAAGCCACTGTCTCCTCGTCTTGCAGCACAAACCGCTTCCCCAATGCATGTTCTGCAAAAAGGACTACCAACACTACGCGGACAAGCTGAGCAgccaaaacaataataatgtttctttatagGGGAAAGTCAATGACCTAAGAAGCTCTCAAACACAGAGAACCGGATGTTATACATTAATAGCATAAAACCTGAATATCATTATCGCTAAATGTTGATGTCTTTTGAACagttaaaggtgcactcttactcccaaataagcagtaccacaattaatacaattgttttaatttaccgaaaagaattaatacatatcgaaaacaacggttcttatgaaggatatggcttttattttgaaagaacgGTGCGCAAAAAACGGtagttctaccttatgagacggtcgttgatattgt
Coding sequences within:
- the LOC128209955 gene encoding cerebellin-3-like, whose protein sequence is MEGCMMWFLFACSFCLVNAHMRNFEEFEAEFYKLKERVSQQENALLLQGNKLIEQDQRLKYYEHALGKRFVLQDEETVAFTAHVSPYTLDHLNHLDVIHFDQVLTNIGGGYNNQTGVFVAPVSGIYQFSCSLMDHISDTHGDAMVRGEIIHNSMVIARVFAHADVKYRDQGAQTVFVHVNVGDQVFVRVRDNTNLSLGGDMYSSFSGYLMQPVETP